In the genome of Dyadobacter fermentans DSM 18053, the window CAATCCGAACTGCGGGAGCTGCAAAAGCTGGAAAAGGCGCTTGTCAAGCTGATCGAGCCCGAACTGGTGGTGCAGATCAAGACGGAAAACCTGGATGGCAAGAAGGTGTTGCGGGTGAGCGTAGCCGAAAGCGCGGACAAGCCGCATCATGCGCTGAACGAGAAAGGGGAGCGGATCATTTATATCCGTGTAAAAGACAAAAGCATGCCCATTCCGAGGCTATTGCTGTATAACGGTGCCGACGTCGAAACGGAGAAGCTGCTGGCCACGCGCCATGTGAAAACATTGATCACCTACCTGAAAGAAACGGATTCGATTACTGCCAAAGCATTTTCCAAAATTATCAACATTTCCGAAAAGCGGGCCGAGCGCATGTTGCAGGACCTGGCCGCGAGGCAGATTTTGCTGAAACTCTCGAAAGGTAAGCCGGAAAGTTTCAGCCTGAAATGGACGGAATAAAAATGCGGCTTGCGTCGGTTTCCCGCTGCAAGCCGCATGACCGACTTTATCGATAATTAGTTGATACCTACCAATTCGAGTTCGAAAATCAGGTCCTGGCCAGCCAATGGGTGGTTTGCGTCCAGTACCACGTAAGTTTCGGTAACTTCTCTTACGACTACCGGGATCACCTGGCCGCCGTCCTGGTGCATGTTCAGGGTGCCGCCGATTTCCAGGGGAATATCGGCAGGGATTTGCGCACGGTCGAAACGGATCACCATTTCGTCGTTCACAGGGCCGTAAGCTTCGGCATTTGGAATGTTAATGGTCTTTTTATCGCCCACTTCCATGCCGGTCACGCCATCGTCGAATCCTTTGATAACCTGTCCGCTTCCAAGCGTGAAGCTCAAAGGCTCACGTCCCTCGGAGGAATCAAAAAGTTGTCCGTCCGGCAGGGTACCTTTGTAATGTACCTGCACTTTGTCACCAGCCTTTGCTTGACTCATAGTTTTTATTGATTTGGTTGAAAAAAGCATTCGCGAAGCAACCTTCACGAATGCGGGAATTGTAAATTAGTATGCCCGGGCGAACACCACGCGTCCTTTGGACGGCTTGCCCGAGTAGATGCAAACGCCTTCTTCGGCTTCCTGGTTCAAAGGAATGCAGCGGATGGTCGCTTTGGTTTCCTCCTTGATTTTCTCTTCCGTTTCGGAAGTGCCGTCCCAGTGGGCGAGGACGAAGCCGCCTTTGGTATCGAGGATATTGTTAAATTCTTCAAAGGAATCGACCTTGTAGGTATTCTCTTCGCGGAATGTCAGCGCTTTTTTGTAAATGGACTCCTGAATGTCGTTCAGCAGGTTTTGAACATAAGCGGCGATGCCTGCCACTGAAACCGTTTCCTTCGTTTTGGTATCACGGCGGGCTACTTCCACCGTGCCGTTTTCGAGGTCGCGGCCGCCCATGGCCAATCTTACGGGAACACCTTTCAGTTCATATTCCGCAAATTTGAAACCCGGCTTCGCATTGTCGCTGCTGTCGTATTTCACGCTGATGCCCAGTTTTTTGAGGTCTTTCGTGATTTCCGCCACTTTTTCGGAGATCTGCGCGAGCTGTTCGTCGTTGCGGTAAATCGGCACGATCACCACCTGGATCGGCGCCAGTTTGGGAGGTAAAACAAGCCCTGCGTCATCGGAATGCGCCATAATGAGCGCGCCCATCAGGCGGGTGCTCACGCCCCATGAAGTTCCCCAAACGTAGTCCAGCTTGCCCTCTTTGTCCTGGAACTTCACATCGAACGCATTCGCGAAGTTCTGACCTAAGAAGTGGGAAGTACCCGCCTGCAATGCTTTTCCGTCCTGCATCATGGCTTCGATGCAGTAGGTATCTTCGGCACCGGCAAACCGTTCGTTCGCTGTTTTCACGCCTTTGATAACCGGTACGGCCATCCATTCTTCGGCGAACTGCGCGTATACTTCCAGCATTTGTTTGGTTTCGGCAATCGCTTCCTGTGCAGTGGCGTGCGCGGTGTGGCCTTCCTGCCAGAGGAACTCGGCCGTACGCAGGAACAGGCGCGTTCGCATTTCCCAGCGCACCACGTTGGCCCACTGGTTAATGAGCAGGGGGAGGTCGCGGTACGACTGAATCCAGTTTTTATAAGTGCTCCATATCACCGTTTCCGACGTCGGGCGCACGATCAGTTCTTCTTCCAGTTTCGCATCCGGGTCCACGATCACGCCTTTGCCATCGGGATCGTTTTTGAGGCGATAATGC includes:
- a CDS encoding AlbA family DNA-binding domain-containing protein, giving the protein MTKSIIQLVKEGESLTTEFKRTVDSPFKIAKTIVSFANTSGGELLIGVADHGAIMGVQSELRELQKLEKALVKLIEPELVVQIKTENLDGKKVLRVSVAESADKPHHALNEKGERIIYIRVKDKSMPIPRLLLYNGADVETEKLLATRHVKTLITYLKETDSITAKAFSKIINISEKRAERMLQDLAARQILLKLSKGKPESFSLKWTE
- the proS gene encoding proline--tRNA ligase, encoding MSKALPTRSENYSEWYNELVKRADLAENSPVRGCMVIKPYGYSIWEKMQRALDDMFKETGHTNAYFPLFIPKSYLSKEASHVEGFAKECAVVTHYRLKNDPDGKGVIVDPDAKLEEELIVRPTSETVIWSTYKNWIQSYRDLPLLINQWANVVRWEMRTRLFLRTAEFLWQEGHTAHATAQEAIAETKQMLEVYAQFAEEWMAVPVIKGVKTANERFAGAEDTYCIEAMMQDGKALQAGTSHFLGQNFANAFDVKFQDKEGKLDYVWGTSWGVSTRLMGALIMAHSDDAGLVLPPKLAPIQVVIVPIYRNDEQLAQISEKVAEITKDLKKLGISVKYDSSDNAKPGFKFAEYELKGVPVRLAMGGRDLENGTVEVARRDTKTKETVSVAGIAAYVQNLLNDIQESIYKKALTFREENTYKVDSFEEFNNILDTKGGFVLAHWDGTSETEEKIKEETKATIRCIPLNQEAEEGVCIYSGKPSKGRVVFARAY
- a CDS encoding FKBP-type peptidyl-prolyl cis-trans isomerase, translating into MSQAKAGDKVQVHYKGTLPDGQLFDSSEGREPLSFTLGSGQVIKGFDDGVTGMEVGDKKTINIPNAEAYGPVNDEMVIRFDRAQIPADIPLEIGGTLNMHQDGGQVIPVVVREVTETYVVLDANHPLAGQDLIFELELVGIN